One genomic segment of Nonomuraea coxensis DSM 45129 includes these proteins:
- a CDS encoding PucR family transcriptional regulator — MTGRATRDTALTLRELLAFDEGGILRLLLAPSGQDVAITGMIIGEEGAARSYAGRIVLAVGVLPSVNDFIREAAERGAVAVVLRDDPSLDAGFDPGRAARPGPSLDPLPEEVSAAAGAPAVAERAGIALLARAAWADWDDVATLVRSAAAYAGAGRGDRMADVTAGGGLAALASAVAEFTGGSITIEDTAFRVLAYSAIGPEADELRRSTILGGRVPDWRVEELRRSGLLRTLWSSDEVIHRPADGSSPERLIIAIRSGREMLGSIWAAADAGGPFTEGAARALRRAAEVAVPYLVQHRLRESGARRREEHALRALLAGRGDMTTHAWTLGLAPDLPCAVVIAELAGPAAPHDPGSFKSPGSPGSGGRGPGDPGEPVDPGLAALPAALPGDSAAGSSAAVAGQQREAVVERTMGLLAVQATSYRPGIRVLRDGGRVTALVPVRRGAERDVLALARELDTLAASLGSAAQGAGPVWVGAGPVVPSPLRAADSRADAELVVRVLRERRGARRHASAAELGVALDVQRVLDAVRPVWERGSGPVYDLVRADLAAGGELVRSLAAYLDASCDVGRAAERLVLHPNTLRYRLRRVRDRYGVDLDDPDTRLMLTLAVRLATRPR, encoded by the coding sequence ATGACCGGTCGCGCCACCCGTGACACCGCGCTCACCCTGCGGGAACTGCTCGCCTTCGACGAGGGCGGCATCCTGCGGCTGCTGCTCGCGCCCTCCGGGCAGGACGTGGCCATCACCGGGATGATCATCGGCGAGGAGGGCGCGGCCCGCTCGTACGCGGGGCGGATCGTGCTCGCGGTCGGGGTGCTGCCGTCGGTGAACGACTTCATCCGCGAGGCGGCGGAACGCGGAGCCGTCGCGGTCGTGCTGCGCGACGACCCGAGTCTCGACGCCGGCTTCGATCCCGGCCGCGCCGCCCGCCCCGGCCCGAGCCTCGACCCGCTCCCCGAGGAAGTGTCCGCGGCGGCGGGGGCGCCCGCGGTCGCGGAGCGGGCCGGGATCGCGCTGCTCGCCCGTGCCGCGTGGGCCGACTGGGACGACGTGGCCACCCTGGTGCGCTCGGCCGCCGCGTACGCCGGAGCCGGACGCGGGGACCGGATGGCCGACGTCACGGCCGGCGGCGGGCTGGCGGCGCTGGCGTCGGCGGTGGCCGAGTTCACCGGCGGGTCGATCACCATCGAGGACACCGCGTTCCGGGTGCTGGCGTACTCCGCCATCGGGCCCGAGGCCGACGAGCTGCGCCGCTCCACCATCCTCGGCGGCCGGGTGCCGGACTGGCGGGTGGAGGAGCTGCGGCGCAGCGGGCTGCTGCGGACGTTGTGGTCCTCGGACGAGGTGATCCACCGGCCCGCCGACGGCTCCAGCCCCGAACGGCTGATCATCGCCATCCGCAGTGGCCGGGAGATGCTCGGCTCCATCTGGGCCGCCGCGGACGCCGGGGGCCCGTTCACCGAGGGCGCGGCGCGGGCGCTGCGCAGGGCGGCCGAGGTGGCGGTGCCGTACCTGGTGCAGCACCGGCTGCGGGAGAGCGGCGCGCGGCGGCGCGAGGAGCACGCGCTGCGCGCCCTGCTGGCCGGGCGCGGGGACATGACCACCCACGCCTGGACGCTCGGCCTCGCCCCGGACCTGCCGTGCGCGGTCGTGATCGCCGAACTCGCCGGCCCGGCCGCCCCTCACGACCCTGGAAGCTTCAAGAGCCCGGGGAGCCCGGGGAGCGGTGGGCGTGGCCCCGGCGACCCCGGCGAGCCCGTGGATCCCGGGCTCGCGGCCCTGCCCGCCGCCCTGCCTGGGGACTCGGCGGCCGGCTCGTCCGCGGCCGTGGCCGGGCAGCAGCGGGAGGCGGTCGTCGAGCGGACGATGGGGCTGCTGGCCGTGCAGGCCACCTCCTACCGTCCCGGGATCCGGGTCCTGCGCGACGGCGGGCGGGTGACGGCGCTGGTGCCGGTACGGCGGGGCGCCGAGCGGGACGTGCTCGCCCTGGCCCGCGAGCTGGACACGCTGGCCGCCTCGCTGGGGAGCGCGGCCCAGGGCGCGGGGCCGGTGTGGGTGGGAGCGGGCCCGGTCGTGCCGTCCCCGCTGCGCGCCGCCGACTCCCGCGCCGACGCCGAGCTGGTCGTACGGGTGCTGCGCGAACGGCGGGGGGCGCGCCGGCATGCTTCGGCGGCCGAGCTGGGGGTGGCCCTGGACGTGCAGCGGGTGCTGGACGCCGTCCGGCCGGTCTGGGAGCGGGGCAGCGGGCCGGTGTACGACCTGGTGCGGGCCGACCTCGCGGCGGGCGGCGAGCTGGTCCGCTCGCTCGCCGCGTACCTGGACGCCTCCTGCGACGTCGGCCGTGCCGCCGAGCGGCTGGTCCTGCACCCCAACACCCTGCGTTACCGGCTGCGCCGCGTCCGCGACCGGTACGGCGTGGACCTGGACGACCCCGACACCCGGCTCATGCTGACCCTCGCGGTCCGCCTGGCCACCCGCCCGCGCTGA